From the bacterium genome, the window CTCCGCCGGATCCTCCTGTCCCGTGCGCACATCAGCCCCCCCACCGCAGGTGCAGGAACACCTCGCGGTTCCCCTTCGGGCCGAGGACGCGGCTCTCCGCCTCGCCGAGGACTTCGTACCCCGTTTCACGGGCGAACGCCGCGATCCCGTCCACCGCCTCCCGCCGCAGCGCGTCGTCCCGGACGACGCCCCCCTTGCCGACGCGGCCCTTCCCCACCTCGAACTGCGGCTTCACGAGGGGAAGCGCCTCCGCGCCGGGGGCGAGGAAGCGCGGGAGCACCGGGAGGATGTGCCGAAGGGAGATGAAGGAGACGTCGACGACCGCGAGCGTCGCCTTTTCCGGCAGCAGGTCCCCGGCGGCGTGGCGGAAGTTCACCTTTTCGAGGGAGACGACGCGCGGGTCGCGCCGCAACCGGTCGTCGAGCAGGCGCTCCCCGACGTCGACCGCGTAGACGCGGGAGGCGCCCCGCCGGAGCAGGCAGTCGGTGAAACCTCCGGTCGACGCGCCCACGTCGAGGGTCACACGCCCCGTCGGGTCGACCCCGAAATCGTCGAGCGCGCCGGAGAGCTTCCCGCCACCCCGCGAAGCGAACGGGCGCGATGCCGGCAGGAGCCCGACCTCCGCGCCCTCCCTCACGGGCGTGCCGCATTTCGTGCACACGACCCCGTTGACGTGGACCCTTCCGGCGAGGATCAGCCCCCGGGCCTTTCCGCGGGTCTCCGCGATCCCCCGCGAGACAAGCTCGGCGTCGAGCCGCGGACGCGCGCCGGCGCGAGGGCGCGGCGGATCAGACAATCTTCTCGAGGCGGGACCGGATGCCGTCGAGGATCGAGGGGATCAGGGACTTCCCTTCGTGGCAGATCCGCAACGCCTCGGAAACGATGTGCGCGGACGTCAAGCCGCACGCTTCGCGCAGCTGCGCGGGGGAGCCGTGCTCGACGAACCGGTCGCGGACGCCGATCCGGCTGAATCGTTGGACATGCTCGCCGTGCTCCTCGAGAAGCTCCATCACCGCGCTGCCGAACCCGCCGGCGAGGAGGTTCTCCTCCACGGTGACGACCCGCCCGATCCTGCGGACCAGCGGCAGGAGGAGGTCGGCGTCGAGCGGTTTTACGAACCGGGCGTCGACCACCGCCGCGGAAATACCCTGGTTCCGCAGCTCCTGCGCCGCGTGCAGGCACAAGACGACGGTGGATCCGATCCCAACGAGGAGGACGTCCTTTCCGTCCTCCAGGAGCTCGCCCTTCCCCCAGGGAATCGCCTCGTCTCCGGAGGGGATCGCCGCCCCCGTCCCGGAACCCCGCGGATAGCGGATCGCCACGGGACGGCCGGCGCCCACCGCCGCCCGCAGCATCCGGACCAGCTCCGACTCGTCGCGAGGGGCCATGAGGGACATTTCGGGGATCTGCCGGAGGAACGACAGGTCGAACAGCCCCTGGTGCGTGGCCCCGTCCGCGCCCACGAGACCGCCCCGGTCGACGGCGAACACCACCGGGAGCTTCTGGAGGCAGACGTCGTGGATGATCTGGTCGAAGGCGCGCTGCAGGAAGGTCGAGTAGATCGCGACGACGGGGATCTTTCCTTCGCGGGCAAGCCCGGCGGCGAAGGTGACCGCGTGGGCTTCGGCGATCCCCACGTCGAAGAACCGGTCGGGAAACGCCTCCCGGAATTTCGTCAGACCCGTCCCGCCGCACATCGCCGCGGTGATGGCGACCACCTTCGGGTTTTCCCTCGCGAGCTCGACGATCGCGTCGGAAAAGACGTCCGTGTAGGACGGCGCCGACCCCTTTCCGATCCCCGTCCCGGTCTCCGGGTCGAAGGTACCCACCCCGTGGAAAAATTCCGGGTTCGCCTCCGCCGGCGCATACCCCTTTCCCTTGGCCGTGACCACGTGGACGAGCACGGGTCCCTCGATGTTCTCGAGGTTCTGCAGCGTCCCGATGAGCGACTCGAGGTCGTGTCCCGGGATCGGGCCGATGTAGGTGTAGCCGAGTTCCTCGAACAGGAGGCCGGGGACGATGAACCCCTTCGTCAGCTCCTCGGACTTCTTCGCGATCCGCGCCAGGAACGCGCCGTGAGGCATCGATTTCAGGAGCGTCTCGACCCGCTTCCGGAACGAGGTGTACAGCTTTCCGGTCATCATCCGGTTGAGGTACCCGGAAAGGGCGCCGACGTTCTGGGAGATCGACCACTCGTTGTCGTTGAGGATGACGACGAGATCGCGTTTCTGGTGGCCCGCCTGGTTCAGCCCCTCGAGGGCGAGCCCGGAAGAGAGGGAGCCGTCCCCGATGACGGCGACGACGCGGTTCTTCTCCTTCCGAAGGTCCCGGGCGACCGCCATTCCGAGGGCGGCGGAGATCGACGTGCCGGAGTGCCCCGTGCCGAAGGCGTCGCAGGGGCTCTCGGAGATGCGCGGAAATCCGGAGATCCCCCCGAACGTCCGCAGCGTCGGGAAAACGTCCCGCCTCCCCGTGAGGATCTTGTGGGCGTAGCACTGGTGCCCGACGTCCCATACGATCCGGTCCCGCGGGCAGTCGAACACGTAATGGAGGGCGATCGTGAGCTCCACCACGCCGAGGCTCGAGGCGAGGTGCCCCCCGGTGCGCGCGACGTTGCGGACGATCGTCTCCCGCAGTTCCGCGGCGACGCCCGGAAGCTTCTCCCGCGGGATTTTTTTCAGCTCCGCCGGAGACCGGATCGCGACGGGGTTCGGTGTGTCGGGCACTCAGTGCCTCCTGTTCCGCACCATGCCGACGAGTTCCCGGAGCGGGTCGGCTTCCGCCCCGAACGCGGAAACCGCGGCGAGCGCCGCCCGCTCGAGCTCCGAGGCGCGCTCGATCGCGGCCGGCATCCCGTGGGCCACCGGGTAGGTCCACTTCCCGCGCGCCCGATCCTTGGCGATCCCCTTTCCCATCTCCTCGAAGCTCCCCGTCTCGTCGAGGATGTCGTCGGTGACCTGGAAGAGGAGACCCAACCGCGTTCCGTACTCCCCCAGCGCGTCGACCTGGGCCGGCGTACCTCCGCCGAGGAACGCCCCCGTTCGCGCGCAGGCGGCGAGGAGCGCCGCGGTCTTCCGCAGCTCGATCTCGTCGACCTCGGCCGCCTCGGAGCTCCCGGGCGCGGCGGACAGGTCCATCTGCTGGCCGCCCACCATCCCGCCGCCGCCGGCCGCCCGCGCGAGATCGGCGATCGCCCGCACCGCCCTTCCCGGGTCTGACTGCGCCAAGGGGGACTGCGCCATCACCCGGAACGCGTCCGTCAGCAGCGCGTCGCCCGCCAGGATCGCGGTTCCCTCGCCGAACACCTTGTGGGAGGTCGGCTTCCCCCGGCGGAAGTCGTCGTCGTCCATCGCCGGCAGGTCGTCGTGGATCAGCGAGTACGTGTGGATGTACTCGACCGCGCAGGCGAACGGCAGCAGGTCGCCTGCCTCCCCGCCCACCGCCAGCCCGGCGGACAGGAGCAGAACCGGCCGCACGCGCTTTCCCCCCGCCATCAGGGAGTACTCCATCGCCTCCCGGAGAGGAGACGGGATCCGGGACGCTTCGGAAGAGAAGGTACCCGCCAGGCCCTCCTCGACCAACCGGCGAAGGCGGACGATCGTGCCGGCCGGCGTCACTCTTCCTTCCCTGGGATATCATCCTCGTCGGCGGACTCCCGGGAGACGCCCCCCGGCTTCCGCAGGAGGAGCTCGATCTTCCGGTCGGCCTCGTCGAGGCGCTTTCGGCACGTCTCGGAGAGACGCATCCCCTCCTCGAACAGGCGGATCGACTCCTCGAGGGGAGGCTCTCCCGACTCGAGCCGTTCCACGACGGCTTCGAGCCCCTTCAACGCCTCCTCGAAGGAAGGCTCCTTCCCTTTCCCCGCCATCGCGCGCCGCCTCCTGCAACCTTCTGATTATAGATCACCGCTCATCGGCCCGGAAGGGCCAACAGGCGCGTGGGGTCGACGCGCCCGCCCGGAACCCGCACGCCGAAATGAAGGTGCGGCCCGGTCGCCCGTCCCGTGGCCCCCACCGCACCGATCCGGTCCCCCCGGGAGGCTTCCTGCCCCTCCGCGACGGAGTATTCCTCCAGATGATAGTAGACGCTGAAGACCCCGCCGCCGTGGTCGATCACCACCGATCGCCCGCCGAAGAACTGCTCGCCCGCGAAGGCGATCCGGCCGTCGGCGATCGCCCGGACCGGCGTCCCCGCGGGCAGGCGGAGGTCCACGCCGGAGTGCGGCATCCGGGGATGCCCGTTGATCACCCTGCGTGCGCCGAAGTTCGCCGGACGGTACTCCTCCACCGGCGAAAGGAACGGGGTCCGCCAGCGCGGGGGGGTCACCCGGGAGAACCTCCGGGAAAGGGCCGCCGCCTCCGTCCTGATCCGGACCAGCGTGGCGTTGTCGAATTCCGCCATCCCCCTCGGAAGGGTCAGTTCCTGCACGGCGAACTTCCGCGGGGAGATCGTCACCTTCGCCTCCGCACGGACCCGCGCGCCGTCGAGGAACCCGTCCGCGGCCACCGGTGCCGGTCCCTCCGGGTCGTCGAGATCCACCCCGATCAACCCCTCGTATCGTCCCGGTGCGACCTCCCGCATCGGCCAGGCCGCCCCCTTCCACCGGAGGACCAGGTTGTCGATGGGTCCGCCCGCCGCAACCTCGACGACCACGGGATCGCCCAACGCCGGGGTGCGGGTCGAAACGGAGATCGATATCGCCCCGTCCTGCGCGGCGAGCGCGGGCACGCCGGCGATCAACCCGATGAGAACGCCTGCAAATATGCGGCGCAATCGGCAGACCCCAGAGGGGGACATTCCTGGTTCAACCCCGGGTGGCGGGAAGGAGTGTCCTCCGCAAAGGCGGAATCGCAGGGAGCGCATCACGTTTTCTTCTTTTCCACACTCGCTCCGAATACGCCGTCGGATACCCGGATATCCAGCGCCCGGCCGGGACGCGCCTCCGATACGGACCGGACCGCCTTCCCTGTGGCCCGGTCCAGCGCGATCGCGTACCCCCGCGTGAGCACGGCGGTCGGATTGAGGGACGCCAGCTTGCCGCGAAGGACATCGACGCCGGATCGGAAGCGGCGGTTCCGGGCGTTCGCTTCGGTGCGTGCCCGGCCGAGAAGGACCGCGAGCTCCCCGCGCCTCCCGGAAACCCACGCCGCGGGGGAGTGGATCCGCACGGCGGCGGAGAGGCGTTCGACGGTTTCCCGTCCTTCCCGGGACACGGAGCGAACACGTTCCGAGAGCGAGGACGACAGGGCGTCGACGGCGTATCGCTTCCCCTGAAGGAGGGGACGCGGGTCCGACAGTTTCCCCGCGGCGATCCGCCACTCCTGCCGGGCCGTTTCCCGCGAACGGAGATCGGCCCTGCGCGCCCGCAGGAAGAGGGCGGCGACCCGGTCGAGGAGCTCTACCCGGTCGGGGACGGCCATCTGCGCGGCGGCGGTTGGGGTCGGAGCGCGGTGGTCCGCGGCAAGATCAGCCAGCGTGAAGTCGGTCTCGTGCCCGACCGCGCTGACGACCGGAACGGGGGAACGGACGATGGCCCGCACGACCACCTCCTCGTTGAACGCCCACAGGTCCTCGATGGAGCCGCCTCCACGCCCGACGAGGATGACGTCGGCGCCGCCGAAGGAGTACATGGCGTCCAGCGCCGCCGCGATCTCCGCCGCCGCGCCTTCCCCCTGGACCGGCGACGGGGCGAGGACGATCGCCACCCCCGGAAATCGGGAGCGCGCCACCCGAACCATGTCGCGCAGGACGGCGCCGTGCAGCGACGTCACGATCCCGAGCCGCCGCGGGAACGGGGGAAGCGGACGCTTGCGCGCGGCGTCGAAGAGCCCCTCCCCGGCGAGGCGGCGCTTCCGCCGCTCAAGTTCCAGGAGAAGGTTCCCGGCGCCCCGCACCTCGGCGGAGCGGGCGTAGATCTGGTACTCGCCCTTCTTCTCGAACACGCCGAGGGAACCGGTGACGATCACCGTCTGCCCGTCGCGGATCTCCCCGTAGATGTTCCGCTCGTTCCCGCGGAACAGGACGACGCGGACCTGCGCCCCCTCGTCCTTCAGGGAGAAATACCGGTGGCCGGACGCCTCGTACCGCTTGTAGTTCGACACCTCCCCCTCGACCCGCACGGTCCGGAAGGTCGACTCGAGGAGCCGCTTGATCCTCCCCGTCAGCTCGGTGACGGAAAGAACGTCCCCGGAGGACGATGCCGCGAAAAGATCCGGTTCCACTCAATGCCCCCGCGCCGTCCCTGGGGGGGGTGCCAGGAGATCTTCGACGGTCACGAGGCGGATCCCTTCCGTGCGCAGCTGCGGGAGCAGTTCGAGGAGGGCAATGCGCGTCTCCCGGCGGGCGTGGCACAGGAGAACCGCCTGGCCCCGCTCCTTCGCGATGGCGAGGACGGCGGTCCATTGACGCCCTATCTTCTCGGGGCTGCCGTCGTCGTCGAGGGTGACGTCGCGCCGGATCGCCGGGACGCCCGCCCGCTCCATGGCCGCCAAGGCGACGCTGCCCGCCGATGTCGCGCTGTCGACGAAGAAGAACCCCTTCCCCTTGAGCGCCTGGGCGAAGGCGGTCATCGCCGCGGGGTTGGAGGTGAACGCCGACCCCATGTGGTTGCTCGCCCCGTTCGCCTGGGGGACGCCGGCGGCCATCCGGTCGAACCGGCTCGCGATCTCCTCCGGCGGCATTCCCCGGCGAAGGAGGTACGGCTCCGTCCGGTCGGCGACGCCGCCTTCCGGCTCCATCGGGACGTGGAGGATCACGCCGAAGCCGTGGGATCGGGCGGAACCGGCGAACGATTCCGAGGAGGGGCCGTGCGGCAAAACGGAGACGGAGATCCGCTCGGGGAAGTCGAGCCACTCGGCATCCCGCACCGGGTCGTACCCCAGGCCGTCGACGACGATCGCCAGCCGCGGGACCGGAGCCGGTCCCGCGGCGGCGTTGTCCGACGGAGCGGAGGGTTCTGGGACCGGGGCGGGGGCTCCGGCGAGGTTATCCGCCATCGGTCTCTCCGCCTCGGGCGCCCGGATCAGAACGAGGCCCACCAGCAGCAGGCCGGCGAGGAACGCCCCGGCCATCAGGGCCGCCCATCCCCACCGCTTCCTTCCGATGCCCTTTCCCCCGGCGGATCTCCCCGGCATCTTCCCGCCCGGTCAGGACGCCTTTTTCCGGTCGATGAAGCGGGTCTTGAAGATCTCCCACCCCTTCAGCAGCTCGACGGCGCGGTCCAGTTGCGGATCCTTCGCGTCCTCTTTGCGGACCTCCGGCTCCGGCGGGGATTCCTTCTTCACGCCGTTCCGGTCTTCCTTCTTCCCTTCCTGCGGGGCGGGAGCGACCGCAGGGGCCTCCTCGCCGTCCCCCTTCAGATGCCGCTCGATGTCCTTCTCGCGGAGGATCTTCACGTGCCCGTCGGGCGGCTCTTTGCCGTCCGAGACGACGATGTCGGGGTCGATCCCCTTCGCCTGGATCGACCGCCCGCTGGGGGTGTAGTACCGCGCCGTCGTCAGCCGGAGCGCGGAGCCGTCCTCCAGAGGAAGGATCGTCTGGACCGACGCCTTGCCGAAGGTGCGCTGGCCGATGATGATCGCCCGGCCGTGATCCTGAAGCGCCCCGGCGACGATCTCGGAGGCGGAGGCGGACCCGGCGTTCACCAGGACGACGATCGGGAACCCGGTGTACGTTCCCTCCTTGTGGGCGGCGTACTTCGTCTTCTGGGCCTCGACCCGCCCGTCGGTGTAGACGACGAGCCCCGACTCGATGAACTCGTCCGCGATGCGGACCGCCTGGTCGAGCAGCCCGCCCGGGTTGTTCCGCAGGTCGAGGATGAGCCCCTTCAGCCCCCCCTTCTCCTTCAGGAACTCCTGCAGGGCGCGGTTGACCTCCTGGTGGGAGTCCTGCTGGAACTGCGCCAGCCGGATGTATCCGATCCCGTCTCCCATCGGCCTGGACTTGACGCTCTTGATCTTGATGATATCGCGCGTGATGGTGTAGGCCTTCGGCTCCGGAAGCGATTCCCGCGCCACCGTGATCGTCACCTTGCTCCCCGGCTCGCCGCGGAGCCGCTTCACCGCGTCCATCACGTTCATGTTCTTGGTCGACTCGTTCTCGATCTTCACGATCTTGTCCCCGGCGAGCAGGCCCGCCCGGGCCGCGGGGGTGTCCTCGATGGGCGCGATCACCGTGAGGATGCCGTCCTTCATCCCGATCTCGATCCCCAGCCCCCCGAACGTTCCCTTCGTCTCGACCTCGACCTGCTTCAACATCTCCGGCGTGAGGTAGGAGCTGTGCGGATCGAGCGTCTGTACCATCCCGTTCACGGCCCCCCGGACGAGGTTGTCGACGTTCACCTCCTCGACGTAGCTGCTCTGGATGATCGACAGGACATCGCCGAAGAGCTTCAGCTGGCTGTAGGCGACGTTCGCCAGCGCGGAGTTACGGGAGGCCGTGAGGTCCCCCACCACGAATCCTCCGACAAACACCGCGACGATCAGGATGGTCCCCAGCCACTTCCTGCGCACCGTCTTGCGGGGTGCGGCTTCTGTCGGCTCCATGCGCTTGTCGGCTCCTTATCTCCCGAGTGGAATAACGGAGGTTGGATCGATGGCGGTGCCCCCCGCCCGCAGTTCCAAGTATAGCACCGATTTTCCGGTCGGCGATCCCGGAAGCCGCCCCACGACGGTCCCTTTTTTCACGGCCTCCCCGTGCTTCACGAGGAACGTTTCCAGGCGGCCGTACACGGAAAAAAGCCCGCCGCCGTGCTGCACGATCAGGACGTTCCCGAACCCGGAGACCGCGCCGGCGAACGCGACCTCCCCCTGCCCGACCGACTTCACGGACGCCCCCGAAGGAGCCTCGATCTCCACTCCGCGGTTCTCGATCGTCACGTCGAAGGTCGTATCGCGCTGGCGTCCGAAGCGCGTCACCACCTTCCCCGCCAGCGGCGCCGATAGGCCTCCCGACAAGGACGCAAACCGTCTCGGGGCCCCGTCGGGCGCCCCGGCCGCTCCCCCCGCCGCCCGCCTTCGCGCGCGTCGCTCCTGCTCCTTCACCTGCCGCTCGACCCGGGAAACGACGGACTCCATGCGGGCGATCTTCGCGCGAAGCGATTTCAGCTCCTTCTGCTTGCGCTCCTTCGCCCGCTCGATGCCGGCGAGCCGCCTCCGCTCCTCCTCCTGCCGGGAGAGAAGCGAATCGCCCTCCTTCTTCTCCCTGCTCCTCTTCTTCTCGGTGACGGCGACCTGCCGCTCGAGTCCGGTGAGCTCCTCCGTCTTCCTCTCCCGTGCCCGGGAGATCCGGTCGATGCCCTCCGCTTCCGCCACGAGGTAGACGCGCATGAAGTGCCGCTCCCGTTCGCGGACGGACGGGCGCCAGGGATCCCCCGTACCGGCCCGTAGTGCGGCGAACGCGGCCACCTCCGCACGCTGCAGGTCGGACTGTGCTTGTCCGTGTGCCGCCTTGAGTTCCCGCACCGCCTTCTCCGCCTGTTCCAGCCGCTCGCTCAAGACCGAGACCTTCCGGTCGATGCGGGAGAGCAGGCTTTTCTGCCGCTTCAGCCGATCCCGAAGTGCGTCGACGCGCCCTTTCGAACGTTTCTCGTTCCGGAGCGCATCGGTCAGTTCCCGGACCGTCTTCTCCTCCCGATTCTTCATCTCGATGAGCCGTCCTCTCTCCTTGCGAAGTTCGGCGGCGATGTCCCGCGCCGCCGGAGCCCCCGAAGGGAGGAGGAGCGCGAGCAACACCACCGCCGAGAGC encodes:
- a CDS encoding TlyA family RNA methyltransferase yields the protein MSDPPRPRAGARPRLDAELVSRGIAETRGKARGLILAGRVHVNGVVCTKCGTPVREGAEVGLLPASRPFASRGGGKLSGALDDFGVDPTGRVTLDVGASTGGFTDCLLRRGASRVYAVDVGERLLDDRLRRDPRVVSLEKVNFRHAAGDLLPEKATLAVVDVSFISLRHILPVLPRFLAPGAEALPLVKPQFEVGKGRVGKGGVVRDDALRREAVDGIAAFARETGYEVLGEAESRVLGPKGNREVFLHLRWGG
- the dxs gene encoding 1-deoxy-D-xylulose-5-phosphate synthase → MRSPAELKKIPREKLPGVAAELRETIVRNVARTGGHLASSLGVVELTIALHYVFDCPRDRIVWDVGHQCYAHKILTGRRDVFPTLRTFGGISGFPRISESPCDAFGTGHSGTSISAALGMAVARDLRKEKNRVVAVIGDGSLSSGLALEGLNQAGHQKRDLVVILNDNEWSISQNVGALSGYLNRMMTGKLYTSFRKRVETLLKSMPHGAFLARIAKKSEELTKGFIVPGLLFEELGYTYIGPIPGHDLESLIGTLQNLENIEGPVLVHVVTAKGKGYAPAEANPEFFHGVGTFDPETGTGIGKGSAPSYTDVFSDAIVELARENPKVVAITAAMCGGTGLTKFREAFPDRFFDVGIAEAHAVTFAAGLAREGKIPVVAIYSTFLQRAFDQIIHDVCLQKLPVVFAVDRGGLVGADGATHQGLFDLSFLRQIPEMSLMAPRDESELVRMLRAAVGAGRPVAIRYPRGSGTGAAIPSGDEAIPWGKGELLEDGKDVLLVGIGSTVVLCLHAAQELRNQGISAAVVDARFVKPLDADLLLPLVRRIGRVVTVEENLLAGGFGSAVMELLEEHGEHVQRFSRIGVRDRFVEHGSPAQLREACGLTSAHIVSEALRICHEGKSLIPSILDGIRSRLEKIV
- a CDS encoding polyprenyl synthetase family protein → MEYSLMAGGKRVRPVLLLSAGLAVGGEAGDLLPFACAVEYIHTYSLIHDDLPAMDDDDFRRGKPTSHKVFGEGTAILAGDALLTDAFRVMAQSPLAQSDPGRAVRAIADLARAAGGGGMVGGQQMDLSAAPGSSEAAEVDEIELRKTAALLAACARTGAFLGGGTPAQVDALGEYGTRLGLLFQVTDDILDETGSFEEMGKGIAKDRARGKWTYPVAHGMPAAIERASELERAALAAVSAFGAEADPLRELVGMVRNRRH
- the xseB gene encoding exodeoxyribonuclease VII small subunit, which gives rise to MAGKGKEPSFEEALKGLEAVVERLESGEPPLEESIRLFEEGMRLSETCRKRLDEADRKIELLLRKPGGVSRESADEDDIPGKEE
- a CDS encoding M23 family metallopeptidase; translated protein: MRRIFAGVLIGLIAGVPALAAQDGAISISVSTRTPALGDPVVVEVAAGGPIDNLVLRWKGAAWPMREVAPGRYEGLIGVDLDDPEGPAPVAADGFLDGARVRAEAKVTISPRKFAVQELTLPRGMAEFDNATLVRIRTEAAALSRRFSRVTPPRWRTPFLSPVEEYRPANFGARRVINGHPRMPHSGVDLRLPAGTPVRAIADGRIAFAGEQFFGGRSVVIDHGGGVFSVYYHLEEYSVAEGQEASRGDRIGAVGATGRATGPHLHFGVRVPGGRVDPTRLLALPGR
- the xseA gene encoding exodeoxyribonuclease VII large subunit; this translates as MEPDLFAASSSGDVLSVTELTGRIKRLLESTFRTVRVEGEVSNYKRYEASGHRYFSLKDEGAQVRVVLFRGNERNIYGEIRDGQTVIVTGSLGVFEKKGEYQIYARSAEVRGAGNLLLELERRKRRLAGEGLFDAARKRPLPPFPRRLGIVTSLHGAVLRDMVRVARSRFPGVAIVLAPSPVQGEGAAAEIAAALDAMYSFGGADVILVGRGGGSIEDLWAFNEEVVVRAIVRSPVPVVSAVGHETDFTLADLAADHRAPTPTAAAQMAVPDRVELLDRVAALFLRARRADLRSRETARQEWRIAAGKLSDPRPLLQGKRYAVDALSSSLSERVRSVSREGRETVERLSAAVRIHSPAAWVSGRRGELAVLLGRARTEANARNRRFRSGVDVLRGKLASLNPTAVLTRGYAIALDRATGKAVRSVSEARPGRALDIRVSDGVFGASVEKKKT
- a CDS encoding divergent polysaccharide deacetylase family protein; amino-acid sequence: MPGRSAGGKGIGRKRWGWAALMAGAFLAGLLLVGLVLIRAPEAERPMADNLAGAPAPVPEPSAPSDNAAAGPAPVPRLAIVVDGLGYDPVRDAEWLDFPERISVSVLPHGPSSESFAGSARSHGFGVILHVPMEPEGGVADRTEPYLLRRGMPPEEIASRFDRMAAGVPQANGASNHMGSAFTSNPAAMTAFAQALKGKGFFFVDSATSAGSVALAAMERAGVPAIRRDVTLDDDGSPEKIGRQWTAVLAIAKERGQAVLLCHARRETRIALLELLPQLRTEGIRLVTVEDLLAPPPGTARGH
- a CDS encoding S41 family peptidase, translated to MEPTEAAPRKTVRRKWLGTILIVAVFVGGFVVGDLTASRNSALANVAYSQLKLFGDVLSIIQSSYVEEVNVDNLVRGAVNGMVQTLDPHSSYLTPEMLKQVEVETKGTFGGLGIEIGMKDGILTVIAPIEDTPAARAGLLAGDKIVKIENESTKNMNVMDAVKRLRGEPGSKVTITVARESLPEPKAYTITRDIIKIKSVKSRPMGDGIGYIRLAQFQQDSHQEVNRALQEFLKEKGGLKGLILDLRNNPGGLLDQAVRIADEFIESGLVVYTDGRVEAQKTKYAAHKEGTYTGFPIVVLVNAGSASASEIVAGALQDHGRAIIIGQRTFGKASVQTILPLEDGSALRLTTARYYTPSGRSIQAKGIDPDIVVSDGKEPPDGHVKILREKDIERHLKGDGEEAPAVAPAPQEGKKEDRNGVKKESPPEPEVRKEDAKDPQLDRAVELLKGWEIFKTRFIDRKKAS
- a CDS encoding peptidoglycan DD-metalloendopeptidase family protein, with the translated sequence MTQARIRRIVFALLSAVVLLALLLPSGAPAARDIAAELRKERGRLIEMKNREEKTVRELTDALRNEKRSKGRVDALRDRLKRQKSLLSRIDRKVSVLSERLEQAEKAVRELKAAHGQAQSDLQRAEVAAFAALRAGTGDPWRPSVRERERHFMRVYLVAEAEGIDRISRARERKTEELTGLERQVAVTEKKRSREKKEGDSLLSRQEEERRRLAGIERAKERKQKELKSLRAKIARMESVVSRVERQVKEQERRARRRAAGGAAGAPDGAPRRFASLSGGLSAPLAGKVVTRFGRQRDTTFDVTIENRGVEIEAPSGASVKSVGQGEVAFAGAVSGFGNVLIVQHGGGLFSVYGRLETFLVKHGEAVKKGTVVGRLPGSPTGKSVLYLELRAGGTAIDPTSVIPLGR